The segment TAAAGCGCATTTTTCTGCTTAAGTGACGATAAATCGGGGTTTGCAATCTGCCGGGCCTGCGCCAGGCTTAGCAGGAATCCATGACACAGGAGCCGATATGCCTTACTCAAACCGCAGCGAGTTACCCGACAGCGTTCAGCACGTTCTGCCCGCCCACGCTCAGGATATCTATCAGCAGGCCTTTAACAGTGCCTGGGACCAGTACAAAGAGGCGGAGGATCGTCGCGGCGACGACTCACGGGAGGAGGTGGCCCACAAGGTAGCCTGGTCCGCCGTGAAAAAAGAGTATGAAAAAGGGGACGATGATAAGTGGCACCGCAAAACCTAATTGGCCGCTAGCCTCAAAACCGTAAAGGGCCAGGCATATCTGGCCCTTTTTTACGTCTGCGCTATCAGGATTATCTGGTTTTTTTTAACCTGCGACCGGAATCACGCTTGAAACCCCGCGCGGAAATAGATTACTGTCGATTAATGAACGAAACGCAGTGCCGTTTTGGAGATCATGCTACAGGAGCTTTTCGCAGGACGCCGTTGAAGTTGAGGAGGTCGCATTGCTTACCCGGGAATTTCTATTAAAAGCGGATTGTAAAACGTCGTTCGGGGATATTGAAGAGACGCTGCTCTGGAGTTGCGAGCAGCGTGCGGCCTCACTGGCAGCCACCCTGGCCTGTCGTCCCGATCACAGCCCGGTATGGATCTTTGGTTACGGCTCGCTGATGTGGAATCCGATTTTCGAAGCGGATGAAGTAGCCTCCGGCTCACTGGAGGGCTGGCATCGGGCGTTCTGCCTGCGGCTGATTGCTGGTCGCGGCACCGCCGCGCATCCTGGCCGGATGCTGGCGCTGAAGCAGGGCGGACGCACCACGGGCCTGGCGTTCCGGCTGCCGGAAGCGCGGCTGCAGGAAGAGCTGATGCTGCTGTGGAAACGCGAAATGATCACCGGCTGCTATCTGCCAACGTGGTGTGAGCTGCAACTTGATGATGGACGCAGCGTGACGGCGCTGACCTTTATTATGGACCCGCGCCATCCACTTTATGAATCGGACTCCTGCCCGGAGGCGGTTGCGCCCCTGATTGCGGCGGCCAGCGGCCCGCTGGGCACGAATGCGCAGTATCTGTTTGCGCTGGAAGAGGAGCTGAGCCGACGCGGTGTGCAGGAGGAGAGTCTGAGCCGGCTGGCGCAGCAGGTGCGGATGCTGCAGCAGGCCTGGCCGAAGCAGGCCTGAGCAGGGGGGCGCGACAGGGTCGCGCCCTTTTTCGATCCCGCAATCAGTTACCCGGATTAATCAGCCAGGTGCCGGGCTTATCAATCGTCAGGGACTGGGTATGCGTCTGACTGCCATTGCTGACATCGATCCTGTACTGTCCCGCCGCCAGATTCAGCGCCGCGAATCCGCTGCTGCCAGGTTTCACCTCGACCGGCTGCCCGTTCAGCGCCACGCTCTCGCCGCTGGCAAGTTTAAGATAGACAGTGGCCAGCGCCGCTGGCACGGCCGCCGCCTGGGGGGCGGCTGGCGGCGTCTGCGCTGCGGCCGGGCGGCTGTTCACCTGCTCCGGTGCGGCGGCAGGGCGGTTAGCCAGCCAGACAGTGATGCCCACCGCCAGCAACGCGACGGCGGCCAGCGCCAGTAATCCCGGTGACAGCCGGCGCACCGCGCGCGGCGTCACCGGCTCCGCCGATGCAGAGGCCGGATTCATCGCCATTACAACCGGTGCCGTGACCTCAGCGGGCTCTTCAGCCGGCAGTACAGGCGGCTCGCCCGGCACCGGGAAACTGTTTACCACCGCCTCGACATCGCTGACGGGCAGGTCGGTGAGGGCGGCAAAGGCATCAATGGTCTGCGGGCGATCGCCAGGTTTCATCGCCAGCGCACAGTCGATGGCATGCAGCAGCGGCAGGGAGTAGCCCTCGGGCTGGCGCTCTGTCAGCGGCTGATAGTTATCTTCAATGCAGCGCACCACGCTCACCGGCGGAGGGTTGCCGGTAATCAGGCTATGCAGCACCGCGCCCAGGGCGTAGATGTCGGTCCAGGGCCCCTGTTCGACCTCCCCCTCTTCGCTGTACTGCTCAATCGGCGCAAAGCCGGGTTTGAGCATGATCTCCGTTTCATCGGAGAGGTTGCCAATTTCTTTGCGCGCCGAGCCGAAATCGAGCAGCACCGGCAGCTGGTTCTCCTGAATCTGGATATTGTCGAGCGAGATATCGCGATGCAGATAGCCCGCCTGATGGATAGTACTGATGGCACCCAGCAGGGGCGGCAGCAGACGACGGATCCAGGCTTCCGGGATCGACGCCGGGCTGGTGAGCTGCCACTCTTTCAGCGTCATCCCGCTGTAATAGAGCGTGCCCATATAGGCGGTGCCGTTCTGCTCCCAGAAGCGCAGCACATGCAGCAAGCCGGGATGGTTAAAGCGGGCCAGCAGCCGGGCCTCCTGTATAAAACTGTTCAGTCCGGCATTAAACAGCTTCTGGAAACGCTCACCGCGCAGCTCCAGCGTTAAGTCGGCGGCACGGACCGCCAGTGAAACCGGCATATACTCTTTGATGGCAATCGTGCGTTCGAGCTGGTGATCCCAGGCACGATAGACGATGCCAAAGCCGCCGCCGCCGATCACTTCTTTAATCTCAAATTCGTTAAAACGGTATCCGTCAGGCAGGGCATTCGGAACGGTTTTCGGATTATCATTTGCCGACATAGTGAACTCTCTGTACACGGCCTGCTCGCCAGGCTGCGCGGTAATTAATTGATGTTACGCCAGGCACCGATAGCGGGATCGGCCAGATCCGCGTGCAGGGTGTCGATAAGTAACACATTCACTTTTTGCTGTGGCATGAAATAGGGCGCCCACTGGCTGCGCAACGTATCGACTCGTGACTTCACAGCGTCAGCATCCTGCTGCGCAGCATTCTTATCCATTTTGATCAACAGGGCACCGTTGAAGCGCCACACATGTTGCCGGGTATCAAAGGGCAGGACCAGCCAGCTGTCAGCCGCGTCTGCGCGCGTGACGATCATGCGCTGGTTGTTCGCAGCAATGACCTCCAGCTTGCTGTCCGGAATGTTCAGGCTGGCGATGGGATAGCCCTGATAGAAGGTCACGGCCACCGGTGTCGTCTGTTCCGGGGTTGCCAGCATCAGCTCACTTTTACCCTCTGCCCAGCCATCCGGTGAGCACTGCTGCTTACTGACGTCCGGTATAAACAGGGTGCGGGCATTTTCATCCCAGGCAGTACGGAAATGGCAGCCGCTGGGAAGATCAAAATGTTGCAGCGGCGTGCTGTCCGCGGGCCGTGACAGATCGAGCGGCGCGGCGTTGGTGGCACTGGCGCTGGCGGTGGCATCGGCCATCACGATAGGCCGCCAGTTCTGCAGTTTGCTGGCGCTGCCGCTGGCCAGCACGCCGCCTTCTTTGTTGGTCATCTGCCAGGGCAGTTCATCCAGTAAGCCACACTGATTCGCCAGCAGGGTACCGACGC is part of the Pantoea sp. Ep11b genome and harbors:
- the chaB gene encoding putative cation transport regulator ChaB codes for the protein MPYSNRSELPDSVQHVLPAHAQDIYQQAFNSAWDQYKEAEDRRGDDSREEVAHKVAWSAVKKEYEKGDDDKWHRKT
- a CDS encoding gamma-glutamylcyclotransferase; the encoded protein is MLTREFLLKADCKTSFGDIEETLLWSCEQRAASLAATLACRPDHSPVWIFGYGSLMWNPIFEADEVASGSLEGWHRAFCLRLIAGRGTAAHPGRMLALKQGGRTTGLAFRLPEARLQEELMLLWKREMITGCYLPTWCELQLDDGRSVTALTFIMDPRHPLYESDSCPEAVAPLIAAASGPLGTNAQYLFALEEELSRRGVQEESLSRLAQQVRMLQQAWPKQA
- a CDS encoding serine/threonine-protein kinase, with protein sequence MSANDNPKTVPNALPDGYRFNEFEIKEVIGGGGFGIVYRAWDHQLERTIAIKEYMPVSLAVRAADLTLELRGERFQKLFNAGLNSFIQEARLLARFNHPGLLHVLRFWEQNGTAYMGTLYYSGMTLKEWQLTSPASIPEAWIRRLLPPLLGAISTIHQAGYLHRDISLDNIQIQENQLPVLLDFGSARKEIGNLSDETEIMLKPGFAPIEQYSEEGEVEQGPWTDIYALGAVLHSLITGNPPPVSVVRCIEDNYQPLTERQPEGYSLPLLHAIDCALAMKPGDRPQTIDAFAALTDLPVSDVEAVVNSFPVPGEPPVLPAEEPAEVTAPVVMAMNPASASAEPVTPRAVRRLSPGLLALAAVALLAVGITVWLANRPAAAPEQVNSRPAAAQTPPAAPQAAAVPAALATVYLKLASGESVALNGQPVEVKPGSSGFAALNLAAGQYRIDVSNGSQTHTQSLTIDKPGTWLINPGN